A region from the Xenopus laevis strain J_2021 chromosome 4S, Xenopus_laevis_v10.1, whole genome shotgun sequence genome encodes:
- the ip6k2.S gene encoding inositol hexaphosphate kinase 2 S homeolog — MSPAFGAMEVEHYAKGVLLEPFLHQVGGHSCVLRFNDKTICKPLIQREHLFYETLPAEIRKFTPQYKGVVSVSFEEDEDGNLCLIAYPLNGDQDNLENVDYSECSEPKSKLSRWSHKKALMLENDNLTKERLRQHRKEDKMKSHKLDEEFDWVKNSEVLYYSVEKKGNVSSQFKHNPWSMKCHQQQLQRMKENAKHRNQYKFILLENLTCRHQVPCVLDLKMGTRQHGDDATEEKKANQIRKCQQSTSAIIGVRVCGMQVYQTGTGQLMFMNKYHGRKLSVQGFKEALYQFFHNGKNLRRELIEPVIKKLTELKVVLETKDSYRFYSSSLLIIYDGKEAQEVPMDSDPEDLEDLSEESSDESAGAYAYKPSKNKPLASTVDVRMIDFAHTTCKFYGEDSIVHEGQDTGYIFGLQNLIAIIKEIRDENIE, encoded by the exons ATGAGCCCTGCCTTCGGAGCCATGGAAGTGGAGCACTACGCAAAGGGAGTTCTGCTCGAGCCTTTTTTACACCAGGTCGGGGGACATTCTTGTGTCCTTCGCTTCAATGACAAAACAATATGTAAGCCACTGATTCAAAGGGAGCATCTGTTCTATGAAACACTCCCTGCAGAGATCAGGAAGTTTACACCACAATATAAAG GTGTGGTGTCTGTCAGCTTTGAAGAAGACGAAGATGGAAATCTGTGTTTGATAGCTTATCCTTTAAATGGGGACCAAGACAACCTGGAAAATGTAGACTATTCAGAATGCAGTGAGCCTAAGAGTAAACTTTCCAGATGGTCTCATAAAAAAGCTCTCATGTTAGAAAACGATAACCTTACGAAGGAAAGACTTCGGCAGCACAGAAAAGAAGACAAAATGAAAAG ccataAACTGGATGAAGAATTTGACTGGGTGAAAAACTCTGAAGTTTTATATTACAGCGTGGAGAAAAAAGGGAATGTTAGTTCACAATTCAAGCACAATCCCTGGAGTATGAAATGCCACCAACAACAGCTGCAGCGCATGAAGGAAAATGCCAAACACAGGAACCAATACA AATTCATTTTGTTGGAAAACTTGACCTGCCGACACCAAGTTCCATGTGTCTTGGACTTAAAGATGGGTACTCGACAGCACGGGGACGATGCAACCGAGGAAAAGAAAGCCAATCAAATTAGAAAGTGTCAGCAGAGTACATCTGCGATCATTGGCGTGCGAGTGTGTGGTATGCAG GTCTACCAGACTGGAACAGGCCAACTTATGTTTATGAACAAGTATCATGGCAGGAAACTCTCGGTCCAAGGTTTTAAAGAAGCACTTTACCAGTTTTTTCACAATGGCAAGAACCTACGGCGAGAACTTATtgaacctgtaataaaaaaactgacAGAACTTAAAGTAGTTTTAGAGACAAAGGACTCCTATCGCTTTTACTCCAGCTCACTTCTAATTATTTATGATGGAAAAGAAGCACAGGAAGTTCCAATGGACTCAGACCCTGAAGATTTAGAGGATCTGTCCGAGGAGTCGTCGGATGAATCTGCAGGAGCCTACGCTTACAAACCATCCAAGAATAAGCCCTTAGCCAGCACTGTCGACGTCCGAATGATAGACTTTGCACACACCACTTGCAAGTTCTATGGGGAAGACAGCATCGTGCACGAAGGACAAGACACGGGTTACATTTTCGGACTTCAGAACTTAATAGCAATTATTAAAGAAATAAGAGAtgaaaatattgaataa
- the ip6k2.S gene encoding inositol hexaphosphate kinase 2 S homeolog isoform X2 produces MLENDNLTKERLRQHRKEDKMKSHKLDEEFDWVKNSEVLYYSVEKKGNVSSQFKHNPWSMKCHQQQLQRMKENAKHRNQYKFILLENLTCRHQVPCVLDLKMGTRQHGDDATEEKKANQIRKCQQSTSAIIGVRVCGMQVYQTGTGQLMFMNKYHGRKLSVQGFKEALYQFFHNGKNLRRELIEPVIKKLTELKVVLETKDSYRFYSSSLLIIYDGKEAQEVPMDSDPEDLEDLSEESSDESAGAYAYKPSKNKPLASTVDVRMIDFAHTTCKFYGEDSIVHEGQDTGYIFGLQNLIAIIKEIRDENIE; encoded by the exons ATGTTAGAAAACGATAACCTTACGAAGGAAAGACTTCGGCAGCACAGAAAAGAAGACAAAATGAAAAG ccataAACTGGATGAAGAATTTGACTGGGTGAAAAACTCTGAAGTTTTATATTACAGCGTGGAGAAAAAAGGGAATGTTAGTTCACAATTCAAGCACAATCCCTGGAGTATGAAATGCCACCAACAACAGCTGCAGCGCATGAAGGAAAATGCCAAACACAGGAACCAATACA AATTCATTTTGTTGGAAAACTTGACCTGCCGACACCAAGTTCCATGTGTCTTGGACTTAAAGATGGGTACTCGACAGCACGGGGACGATGCAACCGAGGAAAAGAAAGCCAATCAAATTAGAAAGTGTCAGCAGAGTACATCTGCGATCATTGGCGTGCGAGTGTGTGGTATGCAG GTCTACCAGACTGGAACAGGCCAACTTATGTTTATGAACAAGTATCATGGCAGGAAACTCTCGGTCCAAGGTTTTAAAGAAGCACTTTACCAGTTTTTTCACAATGGCAAGAACCTACGGCGAGAACTTATtgaacctgtaataaaaaaactgacAGAACTTAAAGTAGTTTTAGAGACAAAGGACTCCTATCGCTTTTACTCCAGCTCACTTCTAATTATTTATGATGGAAAAGAAGCACAGGAAGTTCCAATGGACTCAGACCCTGAAGATTTAGAGGATCTGTCCGAGGAGTCGTCGGATGAATCTGCAGGAGCCTACGCTTACAAACCATCCAAGAATAAGCCCTTAGCCAGCACTGTCGACGTCCGAATGATAGACTTTGCACACACCACTTGCAAGTTCTATGGGGAAGACAGCATCGTGCACGAAGGACAAGACACGGGTTACATTTTCGGACTTCAGAACTTAATAGCAATTATTAAAGAAATAAGAGAtgaaaatattgaataa